A single window of Fusobacterium varium DNA harbors:
- a CDS encoding radical SAM protein has translation MKISSIEYLRYEDGPGIRTTIFFQGCDRKCYNCHNKSSWDITEGKNLTVDKILNMIEQHKNPYKRVTISGGEPLLQLKELFELVIKLKEKNYDIGLYTSYEIEEVPKELLKYLNFIKVGKYIDKLKIENKFYGSSNQKFIFLKRERL, from the coding sequence ATGAAGATATCATCTATTGAATATTTAAGATATGAAGATGGACCAGGAATAAGAACAACTATATTTTTTCAAGGTTGTGATAGAAAATGTTATAATTGTCATAACAAAAGTTCTTGGGATATTACAGAAGGAAAAAATTTAACTGTTGATAAAATTTTAAATATGATTGAACAACATAAAAATCCATATAAAAGAGTTACAATTTCTGGTGGAGAACCATTACTACAATTAAAAGAGTTATTTGAACTTGTAATTAAATTAAAAGAGAAAAATTATGATATAGGACTATATACTTCATATGAAATAGAAGAAGTTCCTAAAGAATTATTAAAATACCTAAATTTTATAAAAGTTGGAAAATATATTGATAAATTAAAAATAGAGAATAAATTTTACGGCTCAAGTAATCAAAAATTTATATTTCTAAAGAGGGAGAGATTATAA
- a CDS encoding UDP-glucose/GDP-mannose dehydrogenase family protein: MKIGVVGTGYVGLVQGVIMAEFGLNVICMDVSEEKINSLKNGIIPIYEPGLKELLEKNMKAERIEFTTDMKYTTENSDVIFIAVGTPPALDGSADLRFVLEVATNIGKYMNGYKVVVDKSTVPVGTGKLVRETIQKELNNRNLDYEFDIVSNPEFLREGKAVGDCLRPDRVVIETESERAKEIMKKVYDVLFINETPFVFTNIETAEMIKYASNAFLAVKISFINEISLLAEKVGANTQEIAKAMGKDGRISPKFLHCGPGYGGSCFPKDTKAIVDIAKKHGEDMYVIKAAIDANEKQKRKMVEKIIDKMEGVEGKHIAILGLSFKPDTDDMRDAPSLDIIRGLVQAGAKIQAYCPEGMKEARWRLEDCENSITYCADEYSVVNEADAVVLMTEWNQFRGMNLDKVRARMKGNFYFDLRNVYARNTHIREEFKYFPIGQN, translated from the coding sequence ATGAAAATAGGAGTTGTAGGTACAGGGTATGTAGGTTTAGTTCAAGGTGTAATAATGGCTGAATTTGGGCTAAATGTAATCTGTATGGATGTATCAGAAGAAAAAATCAATAGTTTAAAAAATGGAATAATACCAATCTATGAGCCTGGTTTAAAAGAGTTATTAGAAAAAAATATGAAAGCTGAAAGAATAGAGTTTACAACAGATATGAAATATACAACAGAAAATTCAGATGTGATATTTATAGCAGTAGGAACACCACCAGCATTGGACGGCTCAGCAGATTTACGCTTTGTTTTAGAGGTAGCAACTAATATTGGAAAATATATGAATGGTTATAAAGTAGTAGTAGATAAATCAACAGTCCCTGTGGGAACAGGTAAACTTGTAAGAGAAACTATTCAAAAAGAATTAAATAATAGAAATTTAGACTATGAATTTGATATAGTTTCAAACCCAGAATTTTTAAGAGAGGGAAAAGCAGTAGGAGATTGTTTAAGACCAGATAGAGTGGTAATAGAAACAGAGAGCGAAAGAGCAAAGGAGATAATGAAAAAAGTATATGATGTACTCTTTATCAATGAGACTCCATTTGTATTTACAAATATAGAGACAGCAGAGATGATAAAATATGCTTCTAATGCTTTCTTAGCAGTAAAAATTTCATTTATCAATGAGATATCTCTTTTGGCAGAGAAAGTGGGAGCAAATACACAGGAGATAGCCAAAGCAATGGGAAAGGACGGCAGAATCTCACCTAAGTTTTTACATTGTGGACCAGGATATGGAGGTTCATGCTTTCCTAAAGATACAAAGGCAATAGTTGACATAGCTAAGAAACATGGAGAGGATATGTATGTGATAAAAGCAGCTATAGATGCTAATGAAAAACAAAAGAGGAAGATGGTAGAAAAGATAATTGATAAAATGGAAGGAGTAGAGGGAAAACATATAGCAATTTTAGGGTTATCTTTTAAACCAGATACAGATGATATGAGAGATGCTCCAAGCTTAGATATAATAAGAGGTTTAGTTCAAGCAGGAGCAAAGATACAAGCATATTGTCCAGAGGGAATGAAAGAGGCAAGATGGAGATTGGAAGATTGTGAAAACTCAATAACATATTGTGCAGATGAATATTCAGTAGTAAATGAGGCAGATGCAGTAGTGTTGATGACAGAGTGGAATCAATTTAGAGGAATGAATTTAGATAAGGTAAGAGCTAGAATGAAAGGTAATTTCTACTTTGATTTAAGAAATGTATATGCAAGAAATACCCATATAAGAGAGGAGTTTAAATATTTTCCTATTGGGCAAAATTAG
- a CDS encoding GDP-mannose 4,6-dehydratase has protein sequence MKNFLITGGAGFIGSTVAEKLLNNGDRVVVVDNFNDFYDYNRKIRNILEITNNFNKINEFENLLKDEKISKLIEIVNSDRFTLIYGDIRDREAMDRVFAENSFDLVFNPAAMAGVRPSLLDPMLYEDVNVRGYMNLLELCKKYGVKKFVQASSSSVYGNNKEVPFKETAIVDFTISPYAATKKSCEVMGHVYHKLYNIDMVQLRFFTVYGPKQRPDLAIHKFTKMILEDKPIPFYGDGTTKRDYTYIDDIVDGILKSMSYLFNNKNVYEIFNLGESHVVSLKEMVETIENALGKKAILDIQPMQPGDVEKTYADISKAKAMIGYDPQTNFAEGIKKFIEWYKRQ, from the coding sequence ATGAAAAACTTTTTAATTACAGGAGGAGCAGGTTTCATAGGTTCAACTGTTGCAGAGAAACTTTTAAATAACGGAGATAGAGTTGTTGTTGTAGATAATTTTAATGATTTTTATGATTACAACAGAAAAATTAGAAATATTTTAGAGATTACAAATAACTTTAATAAAATTAATGAGTTTGAAAATCTTTTAAAAGATGAAAAAATCAGTAAATTAATAGAGATAGTTAATTCAGATAGATTTACTCTTATATATGGGGATATTAGAGATAGAGAGGCTATGGATAGAGTTTTTGCTGAAAATAGTTTTGATTTAGTATTTAACCCAGCTGCAATGGCAGGAGTTCGTCCATCTCTTTTAGATCCTATGCTTTATGAAGATGTAAATGTAAGAGGATATATGAATCTGCTTGAACTTTGTAAAAAATATGGAGTTAAAAAGTTTGTTCAAGCATCTTCATCTTCAGTTTATGGAAATAATAAAGAGGTTCCATTTAAAGAAACAGCAATAGTTGATTTTACAATCTCTCCATATGCAGCAACTAAGAAATCATGTGAGGTTATGGGACATGTATACCATAAGCTATATAATATTGATATGGTTCAATTAAGATTCTTTACTGTATATGGACCAAAGCAAAGACCAGATTTAGCAATTCATAAGTTCACTAAGATGATACTAGAAGATAAGCCTATTCCATTTTATGGAGATGGAACAACTAAAAGAGATTATACATATATTGATGATATAGTAGATGGAATTTTAAAATCAATGAGCTATCTTTTCAATAATAAAAATGTTTATGAGATATTTAATCTTGGTGAATCTCACGTTGTGTCACTGAAAGAGATGGTAGAAACTATTGAAAATGCTCTAGGAAAGAAAGCTATTTTAGATATTCAACCTATGCAACCTGGAGATGTAGAAAAAACTTATGCAGATATATCAAAGGCAAAGGCAATGATAGGTTATGATCCTCAAACTAATTTTGCTGAGGGGATTAAAAAATTTATTGAATGGTATAAAAGACAGTAA
- a CDS encoding glycosyltransferase family 39 protein, with protein MNREDFKYLKIIIPISIIAFFSILWIRPADLMEARNFITAREMIESKNYIIPTLNGALRFEKPPLPTWLTVLTMNLTQNYTDESILRIPSALAGVVFILLLYYFVKLLTKNSFASFITSFVGCTTFMIIKLSGENTWDIYSYVAIFGAVTFLLKGFNTSRYFDFIISGIFLAASILSKGPVAIYGLFLPFLLSHIFIFGLENYRKNFKKILLMLLVGGVLASIWPLLMYLKYPDIFVSVLLKEKNTWTTRHTESIFYYLDFFIYMGVWIFFSLFALIKTYKDSENKDYSKFIFWWNIFIIILLSLVKMKKKRYGIPIYITSVLEVGIICNYFYNRTWESLKRYERYLIYLQKYFLIVLAISIPTALFFKGYGKNLITKNYMISISLLFLSFVLILFKVSKERLNKIVILGSGALMLIVNLTVNSFFDKESSNNVFRSTLNNKYSNIEIIQKDPPKYSIYSDNYEIEDVWRVGKKINDYNLNEKLPNKIVFFNDVPEELLENYRVLKEETYVKDDRKFAKLTYLEKMEA; from the coding sequence ATGAATAGAGAGGATTTCAAATATTTAAAAATAATTATTCCAATATCAATAATTGCTTTTTTCTCAATTCTTTGGATAAGACCTGCTGATCTTATGGAGGCAAGAAATTTTATTACAGCAAGAGAGATGATAGAGAGTAAAAACTATATTATTCCAACACTTAATGGAGCTTTACGTTTTGAGAAACCGCCATTGCCTACTTGGCTTACAGTTTTAACTATGAATTTAACACAAAATTATACAGATGAATCTATTTTACGTATTCCCTCTGCATTAGCTGGAGTTGTTTTTATTCTTCTACTTTACTATTTTGTAAAATTATTAACAAAAAATAGCTTTGCAAGTTTTATAACCTCTTTTGTTGGTTGTACAACTTTTATGATAATAAAATTGAGCGGAGAAAATACTTGGGATATATATTCATATGTGGCTATTTTTGGAGCTGTTACCTTTTTACTAAAGGGATTTAATACAAGTAGATATTTTGATTTTATAATTAGTGGAATTTTTCTTGCAGCCTCTATTTTAAGCAAAGGTCCTGTTGCAATATATGGATTGTTTCTACCTTTTCTACTTTCACATATTTTTATCTTCGGCTTAGAAAATTATAGAAAAAACTTTAAAAAAATCTTATTGATGCTTTTAGTTGGAGGAGTTTTAGCTAGTATTTGGCCTCTTTTAATGTATTTGAAATATCCAGATATTTTTGTAAGTGTTCTATTAAAAGAGAAAAATACTTGGACAACAAGACATACAGAATCAATATTTTACTATCTTGATTTTTTTATCTATATGGGAGTTTGGATTTTTTTCTCTCTATTTGCTCTAATAAAAACATATAAAGATAGTGAGAATAAAGATTATTCTAAATTTATATTTTGGTGGAATATTTTTATAATTATTCTTCTCTCACTAGTAAAGATGAAAAAGAAAAGATATGGAATACCAATATATATAACCTCTGTTCTTGAAGTTGGAATAATTTGCAATTATTTCTACAACAGAACATGGGAAAGTTTAAAAAGATATGAGAGATATCTGATCTATCTTCAAAAATATTTTTTAATAGTTCTTGCTATCTCTATTCCTACTGCTCTATTTTTTAAAGGATATGGTAAAAATCTTATTACTAAAAACTATATGATCTCAATATCTCTGTTGTTTTTATCATTTGTCCTAATACTATTTAAAGTTTCAAAAGAGAGATTAAATAAAATAGTTATTTTAGGAAGTGGAGCTTTAATGTTAATAGTAAATTTAACTGTTAATAGTTTTTTTGATAAAGAATCTAGTAATAATGTTTTTAGATCAACTTTAAATAATAAATATTCAAATATAGAGATTATTCAAAAAGATCCACCTAAATATAGTATTTATAGTGATAATTATGAGATAGAAGATGTTTGGAGAGTTGGAAAAAAGATAAATGATTATAACTTAAATGAAAAGTTACCTAATAAAATAGTTTTCTTTAATGATGTTCCAGAAGAGTTATTAGAAAATTATAGGGTATTAAAAGAGGAAACATATGTAAAAGATGATAGAAAATTTGCTAAATTGACATATTTAGAAAAAATGGAGGCTTAA
- a CDS encoding lipid-A-disaccharide synthase N-terminal domain-containing protein encodes MFNLDFMMLIGLLGQGLFSMRFIVQWIASEKAGKSVVPFSFWLFSLGGSIFLLIYAIYRKDPVFILGQAPNLLIYSRNIWLIKKK; translated from the coding sequence ATGTTTAATTTAGATTTTATGATGTTGATAGGGTTATTAGGACAAGGACTTTTCTCAATGAGATTTATTGTTCAATGGATAGCAAGTGAAAAAGCTGGAAAAAGTGTAGTTCCCTTTTCATTTTGGTTATTTAGTTTAGGAGGAAGTATATTTTTATTAATATATGCTATCTATAGAAAAGATCCTGTTTTTATATTGGGACAAGCACCTAATCTTTTAATATATTCAAGAAATATATGGTTGATTAAGAAAAAATAA